Below is a window of Pagrus major chromosome 21, Pma_NU_1.0 DNA.
GCACTCATTTGAATTCAAACATAACACAAAGCAgtgtatgtttttctttatgagGTTATGCATCAAACCTTTTATTCACACAAACAGAATGGAGCAGAGCAGCTCTCGAATCTGAAAGGATGAGTTGTTGGTTTCATAATGTCCTCGCCTCACCAGAGCGTAATCTGCAGATGGGACTCATCATTTTTACTTGACCCAAAAGACTCAGCTCCAAGTCTTCCAATATTGTGATTGATAATATTAAGTAGGTAATATGTCTGCCAAGacaagaaaatgacaaaacagatGAGACAATCACACAAGCGACTGATGGCCACACTGTGCCGCTTTGAAACTGAACGTTTTTGATGAGCAcaattatttaaacattaaaaatgaagcggctttgtttttgtgagtttttcGAAGACACcataaactttaaaatgaaagctttaaaagtcaaatttatCAAATGGTTTCATCATTGCAGTCTAGGAAAAGAGGAAATGTACGTTTTCTAATTCGACTTAAAGGGTTACTCCAACAATTTTACATATCAAAGTACAGCATGTTTACAGGTCTGTGAGGGTACTACTGAATatctgaaaaaagtagtataaaccTTTGTGGCTCTAGAGGAAGCTGCTAGAGGAACGTGCTACCTACATTACCTACAATGCAGCTGgtggcaatttatcagattacatgcatcttcctctggagccacaaaaggctaaAAATtagaaataatttaaaacaagtctcagCCGATCTGATGATATTATTTATTCCCCCACAGTATCCTTTAATGCAATTAGTATCTAACCccacaaatgtcatttttattacattgtaAACTACTTATAAATCAGGTGTAACAATCCTATTTCCAGGACAGACCCTCTCCTCTAAACTCTGAAACAAACATGCATTTGGCTAAATGTATTGATGAGGATTTCCTTTGAAACGTGTGAaagctctgtgtttgtgcatgatGCATCACCTTAAAATGGGTGTGAGAACTTATTCATTAAGGATGGGAGTCATGTACCCGCTTGCATGCCTTCCATAAATTTGACCAtggtctctctttgtctttttctctcctgggGGAATGCTAGACATTCCTGAGGTCTGGAAAGCAGAGACCTCTGAGTCACTCAGGTCATGGCCTCTCACTAAATGAGCTGTATCTGCTGCCAATGGACACTGATTACTAGGAAGAGAAGGAGTTCCCGTGCTGACGTGTCAGTGAAGGCATCGCAACGGCGAAAGACTGCTGATTCAGGGCCTGATGaatgtcagtgtgtctgcaccAGACTGCTTAACTCTTGTTACAATATTATCTAAAAATCTATCTCGAGATGAAGACTAACAAGAGGCTTGAATGTAATATAAACGCAAACACATTTGACAGTGTTCATTTCAGCAGTGTGTTTAGTTATAATGTGCTGGAAGGCCTCAAAGCTCTCTTTCTCCTCTAATTCTGCTGTCTCAGTTTCTCCCAGGGCTCACATAATAAGTCTTTAAATATACTTGCAGGACTACATGAGTTTTCCATGATCAAAAATCCAAGTCTGAATGCTTTGCTTTGTCAATGATTTATTAAAGCACCTTTAAATAGTGTAACATGTGCTTGGTTCTTTTCATTTGGCAAAAAAGTTTGTCAGAGACGTCCGGAATGAAATAATGGTCCAGCTGAAGGCTAGAAGACTGTGGCTCCGCTTGCGAAGTTTACGACATCtcgaggagagagatggagttATTTATTTTACCCAACGAGAGAACGACAGGAAATGTCTCACTgttacattttttctctttgcatCAGGTACTGTATGCTTTTGATTGTGGTTTCATAGAAAGAGTGGAATATTTAACATGAACTGTAAGCACTTGACCACATTTGTATAGACTGGTCTTTCAAGACATAACACTTTCTTGACATTAATATGTAATGCAGATAAAAATAGGCACACattaaagtaaagaaatataCATACCTCTCTCTTTCTATATATAAGAATAACACTTTTTGTAGACTGATCCAACATCATTCACAGTATTTAAGTGTTTATGTGTCATTCAGGCACCTATGGAAGCACATTTCTgccagataaagaaaaaaaggataaaaaaagagagataaaCAATCAAAGTAATGAAATAGATAGACTTCATCTCATTACTACTCATTACCTTTCtctatctcataattatgagttaATAGCACAATGTAAGAGCTATGGAATAATGACTCAAATTGGCATTTAGATTGACTCCtcataaacctcactttcactatgGCACTGTTTCTATCTGCTTGCACGCCTCCtttatgaatgaataaatgtgttggtagttgctactcTGGGGAAGAGGGAAAGCAATCTGGTCGTCTTTGCGTCAGCGGTGCCAATAACAATACCATTTGGAAAATGCTTGGCATTCTTGAATTTCTAGAAAAGACAATATTACTCTAGGGCCCTTTAAACAATAAccagttcagttcatttgtcACAACaagcagataaaaaaagagaggaaaaatgtgtcttAATATGTAGCCTATGTGCATAACATCTGGACAGTCATCAATTTACttttataaaaatatacagCGTGCTTGACTTTGAAATCATGACTTGGTTATCTAATTTGTAAAATATCTGGATCATTGTCAGGATATACAGCAAAGATCGGGTCATACACAGAAGCGTGACCCCTTTCTTTCCTGTTCTAAATTCCATCACATTATGGCCCATATAATATTATGTTATGGTATAGAAAAATgaggaacattttgttttggcagCTGGAGATAACTGCACTCGAAACTGGTTTCAAATATTTCAACTACCAGAGGGACTCCATGCTGAGAGTTGATGCTTTACTCTAACCGTGACCTTTAACAGTTTGAACCGAGAGCAAACTCTCTCAAGGATAAAATATGTAACTTTTACGCATTGCattgtgtaaaaatgacaagacTTTTTTTGTACGTTTTGAGTCGTGTGCTTACATTATCCTGAACGCTTTCAACaaagttcaaactcagagaaatatgtaattttattcaaggtaatagtgtgttttatttgagtgAGGAAGGTAAatataactttaaaacattaacctTCTTAAACATCTCTGCCCGGgtcacataaatacattttcatcagcaatggtggttgttaacaataaagacaacaactcccatcactacttacgtcttttgttttgttttgacacccctaatggcagaaattacatactgtttctttaagttttattcatatatattttGCAACTAACTCTCCTTACCAGCTTCCTGATTTGAAGTGTTCAtttgcaactctcaacagagatgagaaagaagcagtgttggaatgtaactaagtacatttactcaaatacctTAATTACAATACGTAcaatacacagtacagtacaattttgaagtacttgtactggagtatttccattttctgctactactactttaCTTCAACTCCACTtcattttggaggtaaatattgtactttttttactccacaacatttatttgcttACTAGTTACTAGTTtgtttacagattacatgctgcatcagagccataGTAGCgcaattttaaataattaaatcagcaatcggataaaaaaaaaaagatcagataatcagaaaaatgctcaaTATCAGATCTGATGAGTCAACCCTTAATGTAATTACGCATAATTTACATTTGATTAGGTACATTTATTACCAGAATCTCactttttatacttaagtacattaatatcagatacttttaccaaagtaatatttgaatacaatatctttatttttactcaagtatgacttgtGGGTACTTGTGGGTTAAGAAGTGAGATCTCTCACTCTTTAGCCACTTCCACCATCAGCTCCGAAAAAAACACTGCGTCTCATTCAGaatgttattgattaagactttcTAAACAAGTTTAATGTGTTCTGGGTGTAGTCTGctgaggtatatgatctgctgctttctcctgttccctgttttttccCGGCGCCTTCTTGATGtcaaacatgacacacaaaaaaaaaacaaacaaacagaaaagcaaactCGTCTCCTCGCTTTGGAAAAGGAGTCGATCgcctatttttagcaggtttacaAACCTGCATATACAGGCTAATATAGGTGTAAAAGTGGTATATGTGGGCTGAGTTTGATTTAAGTTGACAGGATGGTCATGTTGCACACAGCTAGGCGGAAAGTGGGAAAGCCCACCCACCTAGAAACACATTGCATCTATAAAGATGTCAACCTGATAAGCAGTGGCAGTCACAGTCATGTTTCTGACTGCATCTGCACACCATTCATCAATACAAtcaccatatgagaaaaaaacagctccCCTCCTTCTGAAATCCACATTGTGTCTGAATCAAAAGCTCCCAAAATGGATAGAAAACATCCATCctgtcacattttcatctcCACATGGTATGTCGGAGATCAGTGTAATGTTTGATCAGCCAGAGGATTCTTGTTTActgaaatcaccttgttttacACTGTCTGAACCACTACAGCAGAAGGTAGGGTTGATAAACACCAGAGAGGTTAGTATGGTTGGCGATGGCTGTCAGCCTGGTACCTATTAGAGGAAACAGAGAGCTTTCCTTTATGTGTCTACATTCAGATCTTTACAATGACTCTGCATGCTGCTTTCATGTTGTTCCAGATTCTGACTGGTGTCTCGAGACTAAAGTGAGACCCGTGTCGTTACATCATGTCGACCATGTTCACAGCCCTGCTGTCATTTCTTATGGATGGGGCCACTTGTCTGCTGTGTCATGGACTCATCTGAACTTATCTCAGCTCCAGTGCAGTTTTATATTGGATGGCTTTGCTCGCAAATCTCTCAAGTCTTTGCTCTGATCCAGCCTGAGGTCTTGATCCGCTGTAAGACGCTCCAACTGCACAGCTGTTCAGACACCTGTCTATGTCTATGTGACACCCTCATATTCACTCGCTCCTCTGATGGCAGCTATCTAGAGACCGCGTTGTTATTCCGCTGTCATTTGTGTAATCCACTcgaaaaaagtgtaaaagtcCGTCAAAGATCCTTCTTAACAATTGCCCCTGAACACAAAGCAGCTCGAATGTTTCTGATTCTGTCGTTCAGTATGAGTCACAGTGAGTCTCACACACATGTTCTTCGCACGGTCAAACAGTGCGGCTGCAGAGCTGTTCGTACTGTGGATAGACACATTGTTCGAGGAAGCGCTGGCAGGACAGGATGTTGCCACTTAAAAATACTTTTCCAGTCAACTGCTTAAATATGTACCCACTGTCTtcacattttgtctttattttgttgaccaGCAACATTGTCATGCGTTAGTTTGCTTGTACTCAGTTGCATGTCATCACATTTTGCTGTGAAATTACATTAAACCGATGGCAGTTGTGGTCACCAGCgttatattgttattttaataGCGTCACTACTGTAATTGAATGACTTAATCACTTtaaaagttatgttttgttCTACAGTAGAATGCTcataacatactgtatttctacaatgttgCTATTGTAAGCTACACAGTTTTTAACTGTATGCATTATAGAGAACTACTGAGCAAAAACATTTCCGAAAGACGTTACCTCTACGTCTTTGCCGACgttgaaaagacgtccagtGGAGAGTTGGGAGCCAGATTGAcagtttttttatgtctttttttgaCCTCAATTCACCTTTGATGTCCAAGTGACATATGGCTACATGGAGTCAAATTTGGCTGTCATAAAAACCACAAGAAGTGCTTTAGACGTCAGTGACTGAAGTTAAAAATATGTCTAATTTTGGACCCTGTAAGAATGTCAGTTGGACATCTGTAGtgaatgaaaagctgaaaagacaTCGAAAAAAGTTGTCACAAAAACTCTCATTCTGGCTCTCCATTGGACGTCTTTTTAACATTGGCAAAGGCGTTAAAAAGACatcttttggatatgttttaTGTTCAGTGGGCTGAAAACGTGTCTTTAAGGTTAATGGTCGTCTATTGCGATCAAAACATCAGCTCAgttttacatgtaaacataaCCTCTAAAACACCCGGTACAAAAGACTACTACTTAAACTCAAAAAATATCTTTGAACccaaacaacatattttgtgttttaaatgtcaaattcGTACGAGCCCCACCAATAAAAATCAAGTTTTTAACCTGAGTGAGAAAAAGGCTGCATatgcagaaaacacaaccagacCGGAGCAGAAACTGAGcagtgagagaaacacacatgtAACCAATTTTCAATGAGAGTGAGAAACGCTTTCAAAAAGAGGGAAAACCTGACTAACCTTTATGAAGTGCCATTCAAAATCCACAGAGTTCATTAAAAGAAATGCAACCTGAGGATTCACTGTGAAACCTCCTCTTTTACACGACCTTACCTGTCCTCTCAGATACCTTTTTTTTCCGTTCTTGGAATTAAATCAAATAAGGCGACTGAAAACAGCATGTAACACCGTGAGTAAATGAATGATATTGGCAAGAAATCATGTCCCAGCTTTTGGTTCACCTTGGCAACAAACTGCAAATGGATTGAGTGAATATATCTTAGAAACCAAATAATGTTGCAATGCAATACAACCTGTAGGTATCTGTTTGCATCAATGTCCATTGTTGTATGCTGAAGATAATAAGAAATGTCTTACATTAGTGTTCACTGACTCTAAGTTTAGATGCACTCAAGAGAAAGAATTGAAATATACAAGCTTTAAACCGATAAAGACACACTACCTGGATATTATCTCTTGTGCCTGGCAGGTGTTCGCTAAGGTAATATCAATTTATTGTTTGCAGAAATCACACCTCAGCCATTAAGGCAGAGATGTTACTGTATTGTCTCAGTATGATGCCACATACCCTTTAGTTTGATTAtaggagggaggatgaggaatGATCACATGATGGTTTCATGCTGTTTCGTGTCCATTAGTGCTACGAAAATGGAAGTACTGCATTACAATGTCAGCTCTTACAGCAGCTTACCATTAatgtttgttcttgttcttggCTCCAAAAAAAAGGAGCAGATTGTCCCTGTATTTAAAAAGAATGGTACAATTCTCTTAGAGCTGTAATTAACAACAATTTATGGCCAGAGAGCCGCACCCCTACATCATATGATGAGAAAGAGACTTGTTCACTCCAATCAGGTTGTTTAAGGTCAGATGAGAGAATGTTGAAACTCCTTCAGGAggatttcaggattttttttgccAACTAACACAAAGCTTTATTCTCGCCGGGAGAATCTGGCAGTCTGGTATCTATCATAAATCTACTATACAAGGTAGAAAGTCACCTTTTGGATTCTCAAGCCTTTGAGATCTCTATGCAGAGGAGGTAAAAGAAATCACAGAGGGAAGGATTTTACCTGCCTGGCGATCTCGGAGCCGCCACCTCAGGGGTTCGAGCTACAAGCAAAAACCAACCGAGGGCTGAAAAGCAGTTTGACTAcgacacactgctgctgtcaaGCAACAATGGTGTGTTTTCTCCTGGTTGACAGCCATGTATTTTTACAATTACAGTTATTTGAAAAGATTCAACTCAGAAAACGCACTATTTTCGACCTcaagtcaaattaaaatgaaattgctGTTTCATTCAGTAAAAGAGATACTTTGATACTCACGTTATTGTGTTGCTCTTCCTATATATTCAACACAAGGTTAGAAAAATAACAACGCTATCTTAAAGCTACATTGATGCCTTTCATCTACCATCAAGTTTAATTCAATGCTCAGAGGCCTGTAAGGATTTCCCAGCCTGCTTTATAGAGGAAGCACTGCCTGCAGTTTGTCATGTGTAAATATTTATCCAAGAACGCATCCCCTCGAGGTGCCAAAATAATGGGGATGGTTTCAGAAAACTTAAATGGAATCTGTGGGTATTGTTAAATGCTCtttctataaaaaaaacagtttaagaCGGTGCCCTGCTGAACCATACGGTGAAAGAAGACCACAGTGCGAGGTTTTATGTATCTACTTCCTTAAATCACGAGACTTTCATTGTTAGTGGTGTTGATGGGTTTCAGGAGATTGAAGAATAGGATTTTAGTCAGACATAAGGTTTAGATTCAGGATGAAAAGGGACACCACTCAGAAAAGAGAGCTCACACTAACAGAACAACACTGCCACCTGTTGGTTTGGAGGTAGTACTGCAAGGGTACAAAAATTTCAAGTCCCAAACCTTGGATGGACTCCTGTAAATTGGGTCAAAAGGTCAAGGTAAAGCTGGTGTTGAACTAGCAATTCAAGTATGCCATTACAGCTGTTACCAAATCTGATTTTGCAAACAAATGTCTCTGAGTAAATGTGTAATGGTCAGACAATCAGTGTGTCCTACAGTAGGTGCAGGAGGTTATACCTGCACCACAGTCTCTTCAACGATGATATCTATCACCTTCACTGTCCATTACCTGAAATGTTATACTTGTCATACAGACATAAACGATAAGGATCTTTACAGCATTGTTTGCTAAAGAGAATTCAACTACTTTCAAATCGTTTAATGCCTCGTCTATTCATATTTTATGTAGGGGCAATATCACAAAGTTCACTTTAACTGTTGCTATGTtcaaatgtatataaatgtcactacagatatAACAAAACTTTACTACTGGCTCAAAAGCACATGAGAATGCGGCACTACCTGTAAACTTTGTCAGAATGTTTCTGGTTTATGGTTACTGTGGTTattctaaatgaaaaaaatgtgaaatgttaaattaaatatcaaatcaaagtaaaaaagttttatctgaatataaatgttaattaagacatgacatttaaatctaaatgttaactGTTAAATCTCAGTTTTAAATGTTGAATGTAAATAtcaaatctaaatgttaaatgttaaatgtaaatgttaattgttaaatctaaatgtttaaTCAAAGTAAAAATCTTTGatctaaatataaatgttaaagcttaatattacatttaatgtaaatagtaatttttagatctatatattaaatcaaagtaaaaatgtctgatctaaatctaaatctaaatgttaaaagttaatataaatattaaattaaaatctaaatatCACCTCCATCAATCATTTCACCCTCCTGGTCGACAGGGGGCGATGTTTCCAGCGTTGTCTCTTCCCCTCTCGGTGGTTTTGCACAACACAGTATTCAATATGGCGGCCCACAGGATAGCATGTCTGGGGTTTAATGCCCTTTACTCCTCTGTCTGCGCCCCAAAGCAGGTAACTTACTTTTGATAACGTACGTGGTTTAATTTAAAGTGTTTACTTTGTGATCGTATCGCACATCTCTGACAAAGCACTGAGAACGCAACGTATTCAGAATTAGCTAGTCATCTTACTAGCTCTCCTACGTTAGCATAGTAGCTAATGCTAGTTAGCCTGCTAAGTAATGTTGATGCTAAATAGCTGTCTGTGTATTTATCGTAAATGCTGGTCCGGTTTGCAATTGAGGCGATTGTCACTAGTAATTAGCTGTGGTAGcttagttattattattattaaatatctTTTGTCTTAAGCTAACGGTGTCCTTAAATCATCTCTTACCTGGGACAACCACATCAATGAGTCTTCACATCAGTCTCAGACCAGTCAGTCTGTTTTTGCAGGTCAGGTGACCGAAGCAGATGCTGTCAAATAATTCAGACACTCTTTTATTGCCTCAATCCCACAAATTACTGATTTATTGAAACGTTAACTCATAAAGACATGTATAAGCCTGAAGGGTAAACATCAAGCTAGGGCGTCGGTAGGGTAGATAGTAGGGACACAAGGCAGAGCATATACTGTATCTACAATATACATAATACATTTATGAGGCCGAGGTGGAATATGTCAAGGAGGAAGATGTTATCTTCTGTTATCGAGGGTGTTAAAAAATAGTGTTGGATATAGTGTGTACTACATAAGAAGGCTAAAAATTGTACTACTTACAATGAGCTGCCTCTTTGCATGATCTCAGTTTGAAGAATACCATTGTCccctgacagcagagaggagattGTGCTAGTAAGAAACTTTGTCACCCAGTGGTCATCATGGTATTATTATGTAGATATAGCAAATGTACGAGCTCAATGTTTCTCTTGAACTTTACAGTctacaaaaaactacaaaaatgacAGAAGAAGAATCAGGTGATTCTGTCTAAGAGCTGTTTCCTCCTATAATTTCTCTCAGTAAACAGCAGACAAATTGCAGGTTCTTCTCAATTCTCTATATCGTCTCCATCAATATTGGTCGTATTTGATAGCTAGAGAGCTGAATAGGGTAGAAAATGTCACTACAGTGGGTGTGAGTGAGTCGTAAAGGAGAAAGGCCTAAGCCCTTGCTGTCCTAAAGACCATGCTGACCGTACTTGTCCATAGCACATAGCACTGTGCATGATTCACAAGAAAAACTGATGTTTCCTTTAAGTTGGTAGGTCTGTGCTCATATTATCCCTATGTACGTGTATGTCTGAATATGAACATCACCAGTGTTTTCAACCTACTATCTGCAAAAATGCTTTGCAGATAGTAGCTCTGTGTACACCGGGGCATAATATAAGCTGTCAAGTAATAACAACCACTGGAACATTGTGTGCAGGCCCTGAGGAGCTGCTGGGGCGCggtggagcaggtgaggagTTACTACGTTGACTGGAGGATGCTGAGGGACGTCAAGAGAAGACAGATGGCCTTTGACTATGCTGATGAGAGGCTCCGGATCAATGCACTGAGGAAGAACACCATCCTGCCCAAAGAGCTTCAGGTATGATGCAATATCCAGTTATTACACCGTGTGTCGTAGAACTTAAGTTAGTGTTATCATTTATTAGATATCACCAGAATCAGATTGTGATTATGTGGTCTTATATTATGTTGCTCTTCCATTAATTTCTGTTGTCCTAATTAATGGTTCAGTGTGCAGTATGTATAATTATGATTCCAAATCATTTCAAATGCAAATAATTATTGAATTTCTAAACTGTTTCATATCTTTTGCAGGAGTTGGCAGATAAAGAAATTGCGGCATTACCCAGGGACAGCTGCCCTGTGAGGATACGCAACAGATGTGTGTTGACTTCCAGACCTCGTGGAGTAAAGCGCAGGTGGAGACTGAGTCGGATTGTCTTCCGTGACTTGGCTGACCACAACCAGATGTCTGGGGTTTTCAGGGCCAGGTGGTGACCATTGTACACTACAGCCAGCCATGAAAAATCAATCAGACGAGCAGGACATCCACATTCAATATGTGGATATATTTATATGTTCTTTTCttatgaaaaacaacaaaaagcataaaattcaaaaatatcaatGTGACTCCTTGTTGGAGAAAACTTCCATGTGACTTACTGTACTCAGAAATCTATGAATAAATGTTGTACATTATAAACCTTTTTTCTCCAGTGTCTTAGTTGTTTTTCAGATGTAATAGTTGAAACATGAAGTAGCAATGTTTCATagtattttaatataaatatggTCAAGAAAAAAATGGATATCCTCCACTAAGGTAAAAGTGCTGACAGACCAAAGAATCCACTATATGAAAGCTGCAATATCTTATCCTAGTGTGGTTAGAAAATACAAAGTCAAATACTCCGTTTGAATGACTTCCCTTTCATGTGGTTGGTTCATGTGTAGTTTTGAGGGTTCCCATGGATCCTTGAGATCTTGGTGAGTTTGTgaatctgagagaaaaaaaagtcagggcCTTGAGAGTTTTTGAAACAAGACATGAACGGATGGGT
It encodes the following:
- the mrps14 gene encoding small ribosomal subunit protein uS14m; the protein is MAAHRIACLGFNALYSSVCAPKQALRSCWGAVEQVRSYYVDWRMLRDVKRRQMAFDYADERLRINALRKNTILPKELQELADKEIAALPRDSCPVRIRNRCVLTSRPRGVKRRWRLSRIVFRDLADHNQMSGVFRARW